The Syntrophaceae bacterium genomic interval GGACGTCTACTGGTGCACCGCCGACATCGGCTGGGTCACGGGACACTCCTACATCGTGTACGGTCCCCTCTGCAACGGCGCTACCTCGGTCATGTTCGAGGGCGTGCCCAACTATCCCGACATCAGCCGCTTCTGGAAGATCGTCGAGAAGTACAAGGTCAACATCTTCTACACCGCTCCCACGGCCATCCGCGCCATCGCCAAAGAAGGCAACGAGTGGGTCAAGAAGGCGGACATCTCCAGCCTGCGCATCCTCGGAACCGTCGGCGAGCCCATCAACCCCGAGGCGTGGAACTGGTACTACAACGTCATCGGCCGCGGCGAGTGCCCCATCGTCGACACCTGGTGGCAGACCGAGACGGGCGGCATCCTCATCACCCCGCTCCCCGGCGCCATTGACATCAAGCCCGGCATGGCCACCATGCCCTTCCCGGGCGTCTGGCCCGTCCTCCTGGATGACGAAGGCAAGGAGATCACCACCGTGGAGGCCTCCGGCGCCCTCTGCATCAAGCGCCCCTGGCCCGGCATCATGCGCGGTGTCTACGGTGATCCCAAGCGTTTCGCCGAGACCTACTTCGAGCAGTTCCCCGGCTACTATGTGACGGGTGACGGCTGCCGGCGCGACAAGGACGGCTACTACCAGATCACCGGTCGTATCGATGACGTCATCAACGTTTCCGGTCACCGGATGGGAACGGCGGAAGTGGAAAGTGCCCTCGTCGCCCACGCCAAGGTTGCCGAGGCGGCCGTTGTCGGCTATCCCCATGACCTGAAGGGCCAGTCCATCTATGCTTACGTAACGGTAAAGAGCGGTGTCGAGAAGTCCGATGCCCTCAAGAAGGAACTGGTCGCCCATGTCCGGACCCTGATCGGTCCCATCGCCACGCCGGAGAAGATCCAGTTCGCCGACGGTCTTCCCAAGACCCGGAGCGGAAAGATCATGCGGCGCATTCTCAAGAAGGTTGCCGCCAATCAGATCGATGACCTCGGCGACACCACCACGCTGGCCGATCCTTCCGTTGTCGACGACATCGTGAAGAACCGGCTCTAATCGGCATGCCGTAACAGGAGGGCGGGACTCCCCGCCCTCCTGCACGAAGAAACCAATACATACTGGATGGAGGGGTCGTCCGGATTTGGCCGGCTCCCATTCGGGAAGGAGGAGAACGTGAATATCATCGCATGTGTAAAGCAGGTTCCGGATACGGAAGCCCAGATCAAAGTCAAGGCCGATGGATCGGGGATCGACGAGGGCGGCATCAAGTGGGTCATGAATCCCTATGACGAGTTTGGTGTCGAGGAAGCCCTGAAACTGAAGGAAAAGCTCGGTGGCGATGTGACGATCGTGTCCATCGGACCCGCGCGGGCCATGGAGACCATTCGCACCGCCTTGGCCATGGGTGCCGAGAAGGGCGTCCACATCGACGACCCCGCTCTGAATGCGGCCGATGCCTACGCCACGGCGGCGGCCCTGGCGGCAGCCATCAAGGGCCTGCCCTATGACATTATTTTCTGCGGCCAGCGAGCCATCGACGATGACTCCGCCCAGGTCGGAGCCATTCTGGCGGAGCTCCTCGGCGTTCCCCAGGTGACCTTTGTCACGAAGCTGGAAATCGACGGAACGAAAGTCAAGGCCGTGCGGCCCATCGAGGGTGCCCAGCTGGTCATCGAGACGTCCCTGCCCTGCGTGATTACGGCGACCAAGGGTCTCAACGAGCCCCGCTACGCCTCGCTCCCCGGCATCATGAAGGCCAAGAAGAAGCCGGTCGATGCGAAGAACGCCGCCGCCCTCGGCGTGTCAGCCGATGCCAAGTCGAAAGTGGCGAAGATGGTCCCCCCGCCTGCCCGTCCTCCTGGAAAGATTCTCTGCGCCGACGATACGCCCGAAGGCAAGGCGGCGGAGCTGGCGAAGCTTCTGCGGGAAGAGGCGAAGGTCATCTAATTATAAAAACATACGGAATCACGGAGGATATCGATCATGGCAAAAGGTGTATGGATTGTAGCAGAACTGCGTGACGGCGCCTTCCGGAAGGTGACTTTCGAGCTGGCCAGCACCGCCCGGAAACTGGCGGACCAGCTGGGTGAGGAAGCCTGCGCCGTGGTGTGCGGCTCCGGTGTTGCGGGTATTGCCGGAGAGCTGGGAAAATACGGAATCGACAAGGTTTACGTGGCCGACAACGCCGCGTTTGAGCCCTATACGACGGATGCCCATGCGGCGGCCGTCGCCAAGGTCGTCAAGGACAACGATGCGTCCATCCTGCTGGTGGCCGCATCCTTCCAGGGCAAGGACCTGGCCCCCCGGCTGGTCGGCAAGCTGGCCACCGGAATGGCCTCGGACTGCACGGACGTCAAGATCGCCGACGGCAAGCTCCTGGCGGTGCGCCCCATGTACGCCGGCAAGTGCTTCGGCGAGATCGTCGTTTCGGCGACGCCGCAGATCGCGGCCCTTCGTCCCAATGTGTTCCCGATTGTCGAGAGCGCAAAGGCGGGCGCCGTCGAGACCTTCGACCCGGGTCTGGGCGATCTGAAGACGAAAGTCCTGGAAGTGCAGAAAGAGGAGTCGGGCAAGATCGACGTGTCGGAAGCGAACATCATCGTCTCCGGCGGCCGTGGCATGAAGGGGCCGGAGAACTTCGCCATCCTGGAAGAGCTGGCGGCCGTCCTCGGAGCCGCGGTCGGCGCTTCGCGTGCCGCCGTGGATGCCGGCTGGAGAGCCCAGTCGGACCAGGTGGGACAGACCGGCAAGGTCGTGTCTCCGAACCTGTACATTGCCTGCGGGATTTCGGGCGCCATCCAGCACCTCGCCGGGATGAGCTCCTCGAAGTACATCGTGGCCGTCAACAAGGATCCGGAAGCCCCGATTTTCCAGAAGGCCGATTACGGGCTCGTGGATGACCTCTTCAAGGTCGTACCCGCCCTGACGCAGGAGTGCAAGAAGCTGCTTGGGTAGCAGGCTTTTTCAGTGGTCAGTCGCAAAGGGTGGCCGGCGGCCCTGAGGGCCGCCGGCTACCTGCACGTTTTGCATGCGTCCGTCTTAAACCGCTGTCTTTGCTTCCCATTCGCCACCCCTCGCTGATCACGCAAGAACATATCGCTTGGAGGAGTTATGGCACACGGAATCGCACCAATCGGAATCGGCAATGAAGGCCGGCAGGTATTCTGGAATGCCGAGCATTTCGAGCTGTTCCTCTTTCTCTTTACCGGCATTGCCATGGTCATCTTTGCCATCGGCCTCTTTCGGCGCTGGCAGATGTGGACCGCCATGGGCAAACCGGAAATCCGCATGGATAATGTCAACGAACGGCTCAAACTGCTCTGGAGAAACGGAATTCTGCAGGTCAAAACCTGGCAGGATCTGTACCCGGGCGTCATGCACGGCATGATCTTTTTCGGGTTCTTCGTCCTCATCTTCGGAGCCGCTTTCGACGCCACGGAATTCCATATCACGGAGCCTTTCGGCATCGCTTTCCTCAGGGGCAAGTTCTATCTCTTCTTCTCCATGATTATGGATCTTTTCGGCCTCTTCGTCCTCATCGGGGTAATCATGGCCCTGTGGAGGCGCTATATCCTGAGGCCCGACCGCCTGACCTACAAGGGACAGCCGGACTCCACGCCCGATGACGCCATCGTCCTGCTTTTGATCCTCGGTATTATCGTAACGGGATTCGTCATCGAAGCCCTCCGGATTCACGTCACCTGGCAGCAGGCGCCCTGGGAAACCTGGTCCTTCGTCGGCTGGAACCTGGCCAAGGCCTTTGCCGGCGTCGAGCCCGGATCGGCGAAGGCGATGCATGCGGCGACCTGGTGGATTCACACCTTCATCGCCCTCGGATTCATCGCCTATATTCCCTATTCACGGCTGATGCACATTATCACGACGCCGGCCAATCATTTCATGACCACCCTGAAGCCCGTCGGCCAGCTGGATCCAATCGCCGACTTCGAGAACGCCGAGAGCTTTGGCGTGGGAACCCTGGAAGAATTCACCTGGAAACAGATCTTCGATTCCGACGCATGTACCCGCTGCGGGAGATGCCAGGACGGCTGCCCGGCCTACCTGACGGGCAAGCACCTGTCGCCCAAGAAGCTGGTTCAGGACATCAAGACCTACTGGCTGGAGAAGGCTCCGGCTGCAGTGGCGGCAAAGAATGCCGCCGGCGAGGACAAGATCGCCCAATGGGGTCGGAAACTGGATTTCATCACCGGCTTTGCGAAACAGAAAATGGCCGGGGAAGGCGGAGCCGAGGCGGCCGAGCGTGCCCTCATCGGCGAAGTGGTCGATCTCCACGAGTTGTGGGACTGTACGAACTGCATGTACTGCATGGAGAACTGCTCGTCTTCCATTGAGCATGTGCCCAAGATCGTCGGCATGCGGCAGTACAAGGTCCTGATGGACGCTGATTTCGCTCCTGAACTCCAGCTGACCTACCGCAACATGGAAAACAACTCCAACCCCTGGGGTGTGGGATCCCACCTCCGGGCGGACTGGGCCAAGGAACTGGGCGTCAAGACCCTCGCCGAGGACTCCAACGTGGAGTATCTCTTCTACGTGGGATGCGCCGGCTCCTTCGACGATCGTGGCAAGAAGGTCTCCGTCGCGCTTGCGAAGATCCTTCAGGCGGCCGGGGTCAGCTTCGGCATCCTCGGCACCGAGGAGAGCTGCTGCGGCGACTCGGCCATGAGGGGTGGGAACGAGTACCTTTATCAAACGCTTGCCCAGGCGAACATCGAGGTGATGAAAGCCTACGGCGTGAAAAAGGTCATCGCAACCTGTCCCCACGGCTACAACGCCCTGAAGAAGGATTATCCGAACTTCGACGGCAACTTTGA includes:
- the acs gene encoding acetate--CoA ligase, whose protein sequence is MAEEKVQLKEVYPVPEKIKKMAYISGREAYDKIWKRSIDDPDGFWSEIAKEYVEWFKPFDKVMDYNFDIKKGDIYVKFFEGGKLNVSYNCLDKQLKTRANKVAIQFEGNEPGDDRAITYKQLHEEVCKFANVLKSLGVKKGDRVCLYLPMIPELAISLLACTRIGAIHSVVFGGFSSDSLRDRLQDSTTKILVTCDGTFRGAKAVPQKDSADAAVAECPSVEKIVVVKRVGDKIKCNMNAARDIWWEDAMAKASADCPPEWMDAEDPLFILYTSGSTGKPKGVMHTTGGYLVFVAYTHKMIFDYKEEDVYWCTADIGWVTGHSYIVYGPLCNGATSVMFEGVPNYPDISRFWKIVEKYKVNIFYTAPTAIRAIAKEGNEWVKKADISSLRILGTVGEPINPEAWNWYYNVIGRGECPIVDTWWQTETGGILITPLPGAIDIKPGMATMPFPGVWPVLLDDEGKEITTVEASGALCIKRPWPGIMRGVYGDPKRFAETYFEQFPGYYVTGDGCRRDKDGYYQITGRIDDVINVSGHRMGTAEVESALVAHAKVAEAAVVGYPHDLKGQSIYAYVTVKSGVEKSDALKKELVAHVRTLIGPIATPEKIQFADGLPKTRSGKIMRRILKKVAANQIDDLGDTTTLADPSVVDDIVKNRL
- a CDS encoding electron transfer flavoprotein subunit beta/FixA family protein, whose product is MNIIACVKQVPDTEAQIKVKADGSGIDEGGIKWVMNPYDEFGVEEALKLKEKLGGDVTIVSIGPARAMETIRTALAMGAEKGVHIDDPALNAADAYATAAALAAAIKGLPYDIIFCGQRAIDDDSAQVGAILAELLGVPQVTFVTKLEIDGTKVKAVRPIEGAQLVIETSLPCVITATKGLNEPRYASLPGIMKAKKKPVDAKNAAALGVSADAKSKVAKMVPPPARPPGKILCADDTPEGKAAELAKLLREEAKVI
- a CDS encoding electron transfer flavoprotein subunit alpha/FixB family protein, producing MAKGVWIVAELRDGAFRKVTFELASTARKLADQLGEEACAVVCGSGVAGIAGELGKYGIDKVYVADNAAFEPYTTDAHAAAVAKVVKDNDASILLVAASFQGKDLAPRLVGKLATGMASDCTDVKIADGKLLAVRPMYAGKCFGEIVVSATPQIAALRPNVFPIVESAKAGAVETFDPGLGDLKTKVLEVQKEESGKIDVSEANIIVSGGRGMKGPENFAILEELAAVLGAAVGASRAAVDAGWRAQSDQVGQTGKVVSPNLYIACGISGAIQHLAGMSSSKYIVAVNKDPEAPIFQKADYGLVDDLFKVVPALTQECKKLLG
- a CDS encoding 4Fe-4S dicluster domain-containing protein is translated as MAHGIAPIGIGNEGRQVFWNAEHFELFLFLFTGIAMVIFAIGLFRRWQMWTAMGKPEIRMDNVNERLKLLWRNGILQVKTWQDLYPGVMHGMIFFGFFVLIFGAAFDATEFHITEPFGIAFLRGKFYLFFSMIMDLFGLFVLIGVIMALWRRYILRPDRLTYKGQPDSTPDDAIVLLLILGIIVTGFVIEALRIHVTWQQAPWETWSFVGWNLAKAFAGVEPGSAKAMHAATWWIHTFIALGFIAYIPYSRLMHIITTPANHFMTTLKPVGQLDPIADFENAESFGVGTLEEFTWKQIFDSDACTRCGRCQDGCPAYLTGKHLSPKKLVQDIKTYWLEKAPAAVAAKNAAGEDKIAQWGRKLDFITGFAKQKMAGEGGAEAAERALIGEVVDLHELWDCTNCMYCMENCSSSIEHVPKIVGMRQYKVLMDADFAPELQLTYRNMENNSNPWGVGSHLRADWAKELGVKTLAEDSNVEYLFYVGCAGSFDDRGKKVSVALAKILQAAGVSFGILGTEESCCGDSAMRGGNEYLYQTLAQANIEVMKAYGVKKVIATCPHGYNALKKDYPNFDGNFEVYHHTEIIADLIAQGKIKLQKPVEGAFTYHDSCFLGRYNNVYEQPRKILAAVPGAKTVEMARNHGKSFCCGAGGARMWMEEHGDRINDARAKQAIDVNADTIAVGCPFCLTMMSDGIKFHGKEESMVALDLAEIVWKAMGLEEEKAPVEVCAAPAEE